A genomic window from bacterium includes:
- a CDS encoding DUF2064 domain-containing protein: protein MKRTLVLLADPTLGLTGSVPAGDDFQAQLVEAGLKDTLAVCREVHPGPGSPPPDLVLAYPDRRDWYAQVAPQYWLLVPQMGANLAQRLDNVLLFLAPTPEDETLILGPRTPHVAARDLQHAFIALGQRGACLGPTVSGGVYALGIRGRWPTGVLQQVRWQAAAAASDLRRLFRKLRLGIAMLDKLEALSDAAQVARVVDERLAIDRPALPFVKQLARRLGPNG from the coding sequence ATGAAGCGCACACTGGTCCTCCTAGCCGATCCCACCCTTGGGCTGACGGGCTCGGTCCCGGCGGGTGACGACTTTCAGGCGCAACTGGTTGAGGCGGGCCTCAAGGACACACTGGCGGTGTGTCGCGAGGTCCATCCCGGCCCCGGTTCGCCACCGCCCGATCTGGTCCTCGCCTACCCCGACCGCCGCGACTGGTACGCGCAGGTTGCGCCCCAGTACTGGCTGCTGGTGCCCCAGATGGGGGCCAACCTGGCGCAGCGCCTCGACAACGTCCTGCTGTTCCTGGCGCCGACCCCGGAGGACGAGACCCTCATCCTCGGGCCGCGCACCCCGCATGTCGCCGCCCGCGACTTGCAGCACGCCTTCATCGCCCTGGGGCAGCGCGGCGCCTGCCTCGGCCCGACCGTCTCCGGCGGCGTCTACGCCCTGGGCATCCGCGGCCGGTGGCCCACCGGCGTGCTGCAGCAGGTGCGCTGGCAGGCAGCCGCCGCGGCGTCCGATCTCCGGCGTCTGTTCCGCAAGCTACGCCTGGGCATCGCCATGCTGGACAAGCTGGAGGCCCTGAGTGACGCGGCGCAGGTGGCCAGGGTGGTAGACGAGCGCCTGGCAATAGACCGCCCGGCCCTGCCTTTCGTGAAACAATTGGCCCGCCGCCTTGGTCCAAACGGTTAG
- a CDS encoding creatininase family protein: MPQFASLTSPQLGEIIARRPLALLPVGQLEEHGPHLPVNTDAVIAERVSAAAAERLEDLPCLLMPTVWTGYSGRELARWPGTIRVRTRVFADLVFDVVKSLCDMGVEKIVTVNGHGHHPALLEMVAREIADATGVYIACAEVAKMAAPAVARHRKSPPGGCIHGCEFETSLMLYFGEPVDMSQAHSRDMFRYNTANFPGDGFAGGKRAFWSTWGIQRSETGIYGDPTLATAEFGRVVFEEAVTNLEGFCREYHAVEAADWG; this comes from the coding sequence ATGCCACAGTTCGCCTCACTCACCAGTCCCCAACTCGGCGAGATCATCGCCCGCCGGCCGCTCGCGCTCCTGCCCGTCGGGCAACTGGAGGAGCATGGGCCGCACCTGCCGGTCAACACCGACGCCGTGATCGCCGAGCGAGTCTCGGCAGCGGCCGCCGAGCGCCTCGAGGACCTCCCCTGCCTGCTCATGCCGACCGTGTGGACCGGGTACTCGGGGCGCGAGCTGGCCCGCTGGCCGGGCACCATCCGCGTGCGCACCCGCGTCTTCGCCGACCTCGTATTTGACGTCGTCAAGAGCCTGTGCGACATGGGCGTCGAGAAGATCGTGACGGTGAACGGCCACGGGCACCACCCGGCGCTGCTGGAGATGGTGGCGCGGGAGATCGCGGACGCGACGGGGGTCTACATCGCCTGCGCCGAGGTGGCCAAGATGGCGGCCCCGGCCGTCGCGCGGCACCGCAAGTCGCCCCCGGGCGGGTGCATTCACGGCTGCGAGTTCGAGACGTCGCTCATGCTGTACTTCGGCGAGCCCGTGGACATGAGCCAGGCGCACAGCCGGGACATGTTCCGGTACAACACCGCCAACTTCCCCGGCGATGGCTTCGCCGGGGGCAAGCGGGCCTTCTGGAGCACCTGGGGCATCCAGCGCAGCGAGACCGGCATCTACGGCGACCCGACGCTGGCGACAGCCGAATTCGGGAGGGTGGTGTTCGAGGAGGCCGTGACGAACCTGGAGGGCTTCTGCCGGGAGTACCACGCGGTGGAGGCGGCGGACTGGGGGTAG